The following proteins are encoded in a genomic region of Gimesia algae:
- a CDS encoding peptidase MA family metallohydrolase, whose amino-acid sequence MQRVQRFQFMLELSATCLIHNRLVNRTLSLFCFLMLLIFSQTSLYANDLEECERLLNSGQYQACLAKTEVAILKKTYGSEWPLLKATAELAVGQYAEAKQTIDAGLKRYSWSLPLRLKAYEIYQLNNEHEAAEEFLNSIHELASRSAWRYTDASSLIALGQASLLKKADPALVLESFYDRAINEYPDHKDAYLASGKLALAKHDFILAQETFEAAAKIIPEDPDLLFGLAKALQTGSPERSDKLMSQVLSINPQYIPVHLEHIYRCIHSEQYSEAKQRVDAVLDINPHQAEAWCCLAVIAHFEHRPHDETAYYCQALSHHNQNPQVDYQIGKALSEHYRFSEGAAYQRQALQKDSKFIPARIQLAQDELRLGREVSGWEHALLAHQQDGYDTTTFNLLELKDQLASFKTLEDETFIVRMEAREAEVYGTEVLKLLHAAKQTLSKKYDLELDQKITVEIFPNPDDFAVRTFGMPAVSGYLGVCFGKVITANSPASQAEHPTNWQSVLWHEFCHVVTLELTKNKMPRWISEGLSVYEERQKNPLWGETMVPQYRDMILKGETTPISELSSAFQNPKSSLHIQFAYYQSSMVVEYLINEFGFDAMKSILNDLRAGIPVNVAIERRTKSLGELEQDFATYLKAEAEIFAPEVDWSEQDLTALTSDDTKRFDDWIREHPQHFQGLMAYSRILEEENRTVELETTLKKLVELYPQYTGADNACLRLVELYQKQERFDLEQSFLEQYAKYNPNALAVFQRLATLYQQQENWEAVYQACQDANAINPLDQETQQRLAIACIQLNRQPEAIAAYQAILALEPHNPAETHYQLARLLQDTHKQKAKRHTLIALEQAPRFRAAHQLLLELTANTP is encoded by the coding sequence ATGCAAAGAGTGCAACGTTTCCAGTTCATGCTTGAACTTTCAGCCACTTGTCTCATCCACAACAGACTTGTGAATCGCACTCTTTCTCTCTTCTGCTTTCTGATGCTGCTCATTTTCAGCCAGACATCCCTTTACGCCAATGATCTGGAAGAGTGTGAACGGCTACTGAATTCCGGTCAGTATCAGGCATGTCTTGCCAAAACAGAAGTGGCCATACTGAAAAAAACGTATGGCTCTGAATGGCCACTGTTAAAAGCAACAGCGGAATTGGCCGTCGGTCAATATGCAGAAGCAAAACAGACGATTGACGCGGGGCTCAAACGCTACTCCTGGAGCCTGCCGCTTCGTCTCAAAGCGTATGAAATATATCAGCTCAATAATGAGCATGAAGCAGCCGAAGAATTCCTCAACAGTATTCACGAACTGGCCAGTCGTTCTGCCTGGCGTTATACCGATGCCAGCAGTCTGATCGCCTTAGGACAGGCCTCCCTCCTGAAAAAAGCAGATCCTGCGCTCGTACTGGAATCCTTCTACGACCGCGCCATCAACGAATATCCTGATCATAAAGACGCATATCTTGCCAGCGGCAAGCTGGCATTAGCCAAACATGACTTTATCCTGGCACAGGAAACCTTCGAAGCGGCTGCAAAAATAATTCCCGAGGATCCAGACCTGCTGTTCGGCCTGGCAAAAGCCCTGCAAACCGGCAGTCCCGAACGCTCGGATAAGCTAATGTCACAGGTATTGAGCATTAATCCTCAGTACATTCCAGTACACCTGGAGCATATCTATCGCTGCATCCATTCCGAGCAGTACTCTGAAGCAAAACAACGTGTGGATGCGGTACTTGATATCAACCCCCATCAGGCAGAAGCCTGGTGCTGCCTGGCGGTCATCGCACACTTTGAACATCGTCCACATGATGAAACAGCTTATTACTGCCAGGCACTCAGTCACCATAACCAGAACCCACAAGTAGACTACCAGATTGGAAAAGCGCTCTCCGAACATTATCGTTTTTCCGAAGGAGCCGCCTACCAGCGCCAGGCACTCCAGAAAGACTCTAAGTTCATTCCAGCCCGTATTCAGCTGGCTCAGGATGAATTGCGTCTGGGACGCGAAGTGAGTGGCTGGGAACACGCCCTGTTGGCGCACCAGCAGGACGGATATGACACAACCACGTTCAACCTGCTGGAACTGAAAGATCAGTTGGCCAGCTTCAAAACACTGGAAGACGAGACTTTCATCGTGCGGATGGAAGCCCGGGAAGCCGAAGTGTATGGCACGGAGGTCCTCAAACTCCTGCACGCAGCGAAGCAGACTCTGAGCAAAAAATATGACCTGGAACTCGATCAGAAAATCACAGTGGAAATCTTTCCCAATCCAGACGACTTCGCTGTCCGCACATTCGGGATGCCTGCCGTCTCCGGTTACCTGGGAGTCTGTTTTGGTAAAGTCATTACTGCCAACAGTCCTGCTTCACAGGCGGAACACCCCACGAACTGGCAGTCAGTTTTATGGCACGAATTCTGTCATGTGGTCACGCTGGAACTGACAAAAAATAAAATGCCCCGCTGGATCAGTGAAGGGCTTTCCGTCTATGAAGAACGCCAGAAAAATCCTCTCTGGGGTGAAACAATGGTCCCTCAATACCGGGACATGATTCTGAAGGGGGAAACGACACCGATCAGTGAATTGAGTAGTGCCTTCCAGAATCCCAAAAGCAGTCTGCACATTCAATTTGCCTACTACCAGTCCTCCATGGTCGTAGAATATCTGATCAATGAATTCGGATTTGACGCGATGAAGTCCATCCTGAATGATCTGCGGGCAGGGATCCCGGTTAATGTAGCCATTGAACGTCGCACTAAATCACTGGGAGAACTGGAACAGGATTTTGCCACCTACCTGAAAGCAGAAGCGGAAATTTTCGCTCCTGAGGTCGACTGGTCGGAACAGGACCTGACCGCGTTAACCAGTGATGATACCAAACGATTTGATGACTGGATCCGGGAACACCCGCAGCATTTCCAGGGACTGATGGCTTACTCCCGCATTTTGGAAGAAGAAAACCGAACCGTGGAACTGGAAACCACTCTCAAAAAACTGGTGGAACTGTATCCACAATATACAGGAGCCGACAACGCCTGCCTGCGTCTGGTGGAACTTTATCAAAAACAGGAGCGCTTCGATCTGGAACAATCGTTTCTGGAACAATATGCGAAATATAACCCGAATGCTCTGGCAGTCTTCCAACGTCTGGCAACTCTCTACCAGCAACAGGAAAACTGGGAAGCCGTTTATCAGGCCTGCCAGGATGCAAACGCGATTAATCCACTTGACCAGGAAACACAGCAGCGACTGGCTATAGCCTGCATTCAGTTAAATCGCCAGCCAGAAGCGATCGCCGCATATCAGGCCATTCTCGCATTAGAACCACACAACCCTGCAGAAACTCACTACCAGCTCGCCCGTTTGTTACAGGATACTCACAAACAGAAAGCAAAACGACATACCCTCATCGCGCTCGAACAGGCCCCTCGATTCAGGGCCGCACACCAGCTACTGCTCGAATTAACAGCAAACACACCTTAA
- a CDS encoding DUF4159 domain-containing protein — translation MKRTLILLAAICVTLVVVTICIAQYRKGIPADRGGVPEWKNDPEFKHDVFTFVRVRYNSHQGWRRWATDYPDSDLNFSYRLQQLTSMKVDPEGRVLELTDKELFDFPFIYMIEPGSLEFTEEEASCLRRYLMNGGFMMVDDFWGEAEWDNFAMEMKRVFPERELVDIPLEHPIFHCVYDLKEKPQVPSIGVAQWGRSEGITWEREDAKEVHYRGIFDDAGRLVVVVCHNTDLGDGWEREGEDKWYFQEFSEKKAYPLGINIVFYAMTH, via the coding sequence ATGAAGAGAACGCTGATTTTACTGGCAGCCATCTGTGTAACACTAGTCGTTGTTACGATCTGCATCGCACAGTACCGCAAAGGAATTCCCGCGGACCGCGGCGGTGTTCCCGAATGGAAAAATGACCCGGAATTCAAACACGATGTCTTCACCTTTGTCAGGGTCCGCTACAACTCCCACCAGGGTTGGCGCCGCTGGGCCACAGATTACCCGGACAGTGATTTAAACTTCTCCTATCGCCTGCAGCAGCTCACCTCCATGAAAGTTGATCCGGAAGGTCGCGTTCTCGAATTGACTGATAAAGAGCTGTTTGACTTCCCCTTCATTTACATGATCGAACCCGGCTCTCTGGAATTTACCGAGGAAGAAGCCTCCTGCCTGCGGCGTTATTTGATGAATGGCGGCTTCATGATGGTGGATGATTTCTGGGGAGAAGCGGAGTGGGATAACTTCGCGATGGAAATGAAACGCGTCTTCCCGGAACGCGAACTGGTCGACATTCCGCTGGAACATCCCATTTTTCATTGTGTTTACGATCTAAAAGAAAAACCTCAGGTTCCCAGCATCGGCGTCGCACAGTGGGGACGTTCTGAAGGTATCACCTGGGAACGGGAAGATGCGAAAGAAGTGCATTACCGCGGGATCTTTGATGATGCAGGGCGGCTGGTGGTCGTTGTCTGTCACAATACTGATCTGGGTGATGGCTGGGAGCGCGAAGGGGAAGATAAATGGTACTTTCAGGAGTTTTCCGAGAAGAAAGCCTACCCACTGGGAATTAATATTGTTTTTTACGCCATGACACACTGA
- a CDS encoding AAA family ATPase, with product MNLKVVSPDSRSEEERIFEMLQNSRRQIDSEISKAVIGQKEIIDQLLIALFAGGHCLITGAPGLAKTLLVNSLAQVFKLKSQRIQFTPDLMPADITGTEILAGDSQENRAMKFVKGPVFTNILLADEINRTPPKTQAALLEAMQEKQVTVTGVKYELDKPFFVLATQNPIEMEGTYPLPEAQLDRFMFNLVIDYLSEDDEVAVVTQTTARDAEPIQPLFTGSDIQQFHQFVREVPVAEELVRYAVQLCAASRPRQETTPDFINEWVNWGAGLRAAQSLILGAKARAVLRGRVHVILQDIHALLAPVLRHRILINYRAEAEGITVESVVQQLIETIKRPVEA from the coding sequence GTGAACCTTAAAGTTGTCTCACCCGATAGCCGCAGTGAAGAGGAACGTATTTTCGAAATGCTGCAAAACAGCCGTCGGCAGATCGATTCGGAAATTTCAAAAGCAGTCATCGGCCAGAAAGAAATCATCGATCAGCTCCTGATCGCGTTGTTTGCCGGAGGACACTGCCTGATCACAGGTGCGCCCGGACTGGCGAAAACACTCCTGGTGAACTCCCTCGCGCAAGTCTTCAAACTGAAATCACAACGGATTCAATTCACTCCAGATCTGATGCCCGCTGATATTACGGGAACAGAAATCCTCGCGGGAGATTCCCAGGAAAACCGGGCGATGAAATTTGTGAAAGGGCCGGTCTTCACAAACATTCTGCTGGCCGATGAAATCAACCGCACCCCTCCCAAAACACAGGCCGCGCTGCTGGAAGCGATGCAGGAAAAACAGGTCACGGTGACCGGAGTTAAGTATGAACTGGATAAACCCTTTTTCGTGCTGGCGACTCAGAATCCGATCGAAATGGAAGGCACTTATCCACTACCGGAAGCACAACTGGACCGCTTCATGTTCAACCTCGTGATTGATTATCTCTCCGAAGATGATGAAGTTGCCGTGGTAACCCAGACGACCGCCCGCGATGCCGAGCCGATTCAGCCACTCTTTACCGGCAGTGACATCCAGCAGTTTCACCAGTTTGTTCGCGAAGTTCCCGTCGCAGAAGAACTCGTCCGCTACGCAGTTCAACTCTGCGCCGCATCGCGACCCAGGCAGGAAACGACACCCGATTTCATCAATGAATGGGTCAACTGGGGAGCCGGACTGCGTGCTGCTCAGAGCCTGATTCTGGGGGCCAAAGCGCGGGCGGTACTGCGGGGACGCGTACATGTCATCCTTCAGGACATCCATGCCTTACTGGCCCCTGTGCTCCGTCATCGCATCCTGATCAACTACCGTGCCGAAGCCGAGGGCATCACTGTCGAATCGGTCGTACAGCAACTGATTGAAACCATTAAAAGGCCCGTCGAAGCATGA
- a CDS encoding DUF58 domain-containing protein, protein MSTLPFKQTSRSSQSQKLISQRIDPACLMRIKSLELRAKSVVEGTWKGLHRSPYHGFSVEFTEYREYTPGDDPRHIDWKLAARSNQHFIKRFEEETNLCCHMLLDLSSSMQFDSLGYSKSDYAKTLVATFAYFLSTQRDASGLIIFHEHIDSIVPARFTRGQLRRILIELERPPQGTHTNLVSPLKHAVETIKKRGLVVLISDLMTSVDELNTQLGYLRAKGHEVALFQILDPAEVHLNFHETAIFEDLETGERISLNPKIAQEYYLQQFNAHQDSIQTICRKQGVHYHKLTTDTPLEVGLSDFLTDRAA, encoded by the coding sequence ATGAGCACACTTCCTTTCAAACAGACATCCCGCTCCAGTCAGAGCCAGAAGCTGATCTCGCAACGGATTGACCCGGCCTGCCTGATGCGCATTAAATCGCTGGAATTGCGCGCCAAATCAGTCGTCGAGGGTACCTGGAAAGGCCTGCATCGCAGTCCTTACCATGGATTTTCGGTCGAATTCACGGAATACCGGGAATACACGCCCGGCGATGATCCCCGTCATATTGACTGGAAACTGGCGGCCCGCTCCAACCAGCATTTTATCAAGCGGTTTGAAGAAGAAACCAACCTCTGCTGTCACATGTTGCTCGATTTAAGCTCGTCCATGCAGTTTGACAGCCTGGGCTACTCCAAGTCTGATTATGCGAAAACACTGGTGGCAACATTCGCCTACTTTCTATCAACGCAACGCGATGCCAGCGGATTGATCATCTTCCATGAACACATCGATTCCATCGTGCCCGCACGATTTACACGCGGGCAACTCAGACGCATCCTCATCGAACTGGAACGCCCTCCTCAGGGCACGCATACAAATCTGGTCTCCCCGCTCAAACATGCCGTGGAAACGATCAAAAAACGAGGGCTGGTCGTATTGATTTCCGACCTGATGACTTCTGTAGATGAGTTGAATACGCAGCTAGGTTACCTACGGGCCAAAGGGCATGAAGTGGCTTTGTTTCAGATTCTGGATCCGGCAGAGGTTCACCTGAATTTTCATGAAACCGCAATTTTTGAAGACCTGGAAACAGGCGAACGTATCTCGCTGAACCCCAAAATAGCACAGGAATATTATCTGCAGCAGTTCAACGCACACCAGGACTCCATCCAGACGATCTGCCGTAAACAGGGTGTGCATTATCACAAATTAACGACGGATACGCCCCTCGAAGTGGGGCTTTCTGATTTTCTGACCGATCGCGCCGCCTGA
- a CDS encoding vWA domain-containing protein: MSFLTPLYLAGFIAVGLPILLHLVRHQPKNVLFFSSLRFLEHKPPQTNRRNKVEHWLLLSLRALAVILLVTAFARPFFKNTDLELTTAEPVNQTILLIDTSSSMRRDTLWTQAIQTAEQLLEKNAQNQISIYTFDSSLHPVKPLQASPQSSQLPSAEQNRERLQNLSPGWHATDLGLALAEMAALLQQQAISDPTGTSLQNCTIELITDFQEGSQIASLAEFSWPESLRVRLHPIQTSQTSNAGLQLLAFDHTQPTVRILNASDSKQEQFSVAYEWLPGDPELAQTIYVPRGQSRVLRLPAWEADHPTPLIKLNGDDHPFDNTLHFHPPQQENRTVVHYGIPADNSIQSPDYFVKRAFPSTPDRKIEFLTVGPDSPQILVGTANMDLMILSRELSANEIQQVDEFLKQGGIAFFSLNDQTSAHSLKALLSPSKDEAVETQIEPAEVNGYALLTNIDFEHKLFQMFQAPEFSDFTNLKFWSYQKLSLPGSLSHHVLARFDHQNPAIVSIPRGAGRLIVSTFGWTPKESQFALSTKFVPIMNAILNLKTEFNASRTQFLVGQKVRLPEPVQVVHVSTPSEPQIQLAAGQQDFAATVQPGLYQITTEDQLKAAHQFAVNLDINESKTAPLPVEQLEALGVKLIQAGESTVKETKSVDLQRQALVRELEQKQKLWRWLILGALALLGLETLLAKWFADKTSATRKA; encoded by the coding sequence TTGAGTTTTTTAACGCCTCTCTATTTAGCTGGATTCATCGCAGTTGGACTCCCGATCCTGTTGCACCTGGTCAGACACCAGCCTAAGAACGTGCTGTTCTTCAGCTCTCTCCGCTTTCTCGAGCACAAACCTCCCCAGACTAATCGCAGAAACAAAGTCGAACACTGGCTGCTGCTCTCATTGCGCGCGCTGGCCGTCATCTTGCTGGTGACCGCATTTGCGCGTCCCTTTTTCAAGAACACCGATCTTGAGCTGACTACCGCTGAACCTGTGAACCAGACCATTCTTCTGATTGACACCAGCTCCAGCATGCGCAGAGATACACTCTGGACTCAAGCCATTCAGACAGCAGAACAGCTTCTCGAAAAGAATGCGCAGAATCAGATTTCGATTTACACCTTCGATTCCAGCCTGCATCCGGTCAAACCACTGCAGGCATCGCCTCAGTCATCACAGCTCCCATCAGCAGAGCAGAACAGGGAACGACTTCAAAACCTGTCGCCAGGCTGGCATGCGACTGACTTGGGACTGGCTTTAGCGGAAATGGCTGCACTGCTGCAGCAACAGGCCATCTCAGATCCGACAGGGACTTCTCTGCAAAACTGCACGATTGAACTGATCACCGATTTTCAAGAAGGCTCACAGATTGCTTCCTTAGCGGAATTCTCCTGGCCTGAATCCCTGCGAGTGCGCCTACACCCCATCCAAACGTCTCAAACCAGTAATGCCGGACTGCAACTGCTGGCGTTCGACCATACTCAGCCCACCGTGCGCATCCTGAATGCATCCGACTCAAAGCAGGAACAGTTCTCCGTGGCCTATGAATGGCTTCCTGGTGATCCTGAACTCGCTCAAACGATTTATGTACCGCGTGGACAATCGCGGGTCCTGCGCCTGCCCGCATGGGAAGCAGATCATCCCACGCCTTTGATCAAACTGAATGGTGATGATCATCCCTTCGACAACACGCTTCATTTTCACCCTCCCCAACAAGAAAACCGAACCGTCGTCCATTATGGTATCCCCGCTGACAATTCGATTCAGTCTCCCGACTACTTCGTGAAACGAGCATTCCCTTCAACACCCGACCGAAAAATTGAATTCCTGACGGTGGGCCCCGATTCACCACAGATACTCGTGGGTACGGCAAACATGGATCTGATGATTCTCAGCCGTGAACTGTCCGCAAATGAAATCCAACAGGTCGATGAATTTCTCAAGCAGGGGGGCATCGCATTTTTTTCATTAAACGATCAAACATCGGCACACTCCCTGAAGGCACTTCTATCACCCTCAAAAGACGAAGCAGTAGAAACTCAAATCGAACCGGCTGAAGTGAATGGCTATGCCTTGCTCACCAACATTGATTTCGAACATAAGCTGTTTCAAATGTTCCAGGCTCCAGAATTTTCCGATTTCACGAACCTGAAATTCTGGAGCTACCAGAAACTTTCCCTGCCAGGCAGCCTGTCCCATCACGTTCTCGCCCGCTTTGACCACCAAAACCCTGCCATTGTCAGTATTCCCCGCGGGGCAGGACGGTTAATCGTCTCCACCTTTGGCTGGACGCCAAAAGAAAGTCAATTTGCACTCTCGACCAAGTTTGTCCCCATCATGAATGCGATCTTGAATCTCAAAACTGAATTCAATGCATCACGAACTCAATTTTTAGTCGGTCAGAAAGTGAGATTACCAGAACCAGTTCAGGTAGTTCACGTCAGCACTCCCTCTGAACCTCAGATTCAGCTTGCCGCCGGCCAGCAGGATTTCGCTGCAACGGTCCAACCGGGCCTGTACCAAATTACAACTGAAGATCAGCTGAAAGCGGCACATCAGTTCGCCGTCAATCTGGATATCAACGAAAGCAAAACGGCTCCATTGCCTGTGGAACAGCTGGAAGCATTGGGAGTCAAATTGATTCAGGCTGGTGAATCGACTGTTAAAGAAACAAAATCAGTCGACCTTCAACGTCAGGCACTGGTTCGAGAACTGGAACAAAAACAGAAGCTCTGGCGCTGGTTAATTCTCGGGGCTCTCGCGCTGCTGGGCCTGGAAACACTGCTGGCAAAATGGTTTGCCGACAAAACTTCTGCGACACGAAAGGCGTAA